The following are encoded in a window of Myxocyprinus asiaticus isolate MX2 ecotype Aquarium Trade chromosome 17, UBuf_Myxa_2, whole genome shotgun sequence genomic DNA:
- the LOC127454989 gene encoding ras-related protein Rab-32-like — MSGDSKLGFTEHLFKVLVIGDRDVGKTSFVKRYVRNQFFKDLKPTIGVDFFMKVIEWDSQMLVRLQLWDIGGQERVRGMNRVYFKGASGAFVVYDVTNGSTLEGALNWKCELDCKVMLKNGSPIPAVLLANKCDQIQICQNCTAVLEKLCQEKGFIGWFETSAKENINVDKAAKFLVKHILQTNQESENEEVQKIQVNLKQQSNTNSRCCSF; from the exons ATGTCAGGAGACTCAAAATTAGGATTcactgaacatttatttaaagttttgGTGATTGGAGACCGTGATGTTGGAAAAACCAGCTTTGTGAAGCGTTATGTGAGAAATCAATTCTTCAAGGACTTAAAACCGACAATTGGTGTGGATTTCTTTATGAAGGTCATTGAGTGGGACAGTCAAATGCTGGTGAGATTACAACTATGGGATATAGGAG gTCAAGAGCGTGTCAGGGGAATGAACCGAGTGTACTTCAAAGGAGCGAGTGGTGCATTTGTTGTTTATGACGTTACAAACGGATCAACATTGGAAGGAGCACTGAACTGGAAATGTGAGCTTGATTGTAAAGTAATGTTGAAAAATGGCAGCCCAATCCCTGCAGTTCTGCTTGCCAATAAGTGTGATCAGATTCAAATTTGTCAAAACTGTACTGCTGTTCTGGAGAAGCTCTGCCAAGAGAAGGGTTTTATTGGATGGTTTGAGACATCAGCGAAG GAGAACATCAATGTGGATAAAGCTGCTAAATTCCTTGTGAAGCACATTCTTCAAACCAACCAGGAGTCAGAAAATGAGGAAGTCCAGAAGATCCAAGTTAATCTGAAACAGCAATCAAATACGAACTCTAGGTGTTgttcattctaa